In Fusarium oxysporum f. sp. lycopersici 4287 chromosome 2, whole genome shotgun sequence, a genomic segment contains:
- a CDS encoding methyltransferase (At least one base has a quality score < 10) encodes MSRPEDTLAADVHYDDTEARKYTTSSRIQNIQASMTRRALELLDLKSPSLILDVGCGSGLSGEILSSIEPEEGGPHTWIGMDVSPSMLDIALQRDVEGDLMLADIGQGVPFRAGTFDAAISISAIQWLCSAETSDTSPFGRLTRFFNGLYASLKRGGRAVCQFYPKNDEQRHMITQAAVKAGFGAGMLEDDPGTKNQKLYLVLTVGGGDVQKKGGDITGGC; translated from the exons ATGTCTCGTCCTGAGGATACCCT TGCCGCCGACGTCCACTATGACGATACCGAAGCGCGCAAGTACACAACAAGCTCTCGAATCCAAAACATTCAGGCCTCTATGACACGAAGAGCCCTCGAACTCCTCGATCTCAAGTCACCATCCCTCATTCTCGATGTTGGCTGTGGCAGTGGTCTCTCCGGCGAGATCCTGTCTTCAATCGAACCCGAAGAAGGTGGCCCTCACACATGGATCGGAATGGACGTCTCACCATCAATGCTGGACATTGCATTACAGAGAGATGTAGAGGGTGATCTCATGCTAGCAGATATTGGCCAAGGCGTACCCTTCCGAGCTGGTACTTTCGACGCCGCCATCAGCATCTCCGCTATCCAATGGCTCTGCAGTGCCGAAACAAGCGATACATCACCCTTCGGCCGCCTAACCCGCTTCTTCAACGGTCTCTACGCATCCCTCAAGCGCGGCGGCCGAGCGGTCTGCCAATTCTACCCCAAGAACGACGAGCAGCGCCACATGATCACCCAAGCCGCCGTAAAAGCCGGCTTTGGCGCCGGTATGCTCGAAGACGACCCCGGCACCAAGAACCAGAAGCTGTACCTCGTCTTGACTGTTGGAGGCGGTGATGTTCAGAAGAAGGGCGGCGATATCACTGGT ggatgttga